The nucleotide sequence aggttgacatccagttgtgccagcaccatttgttaaagatgctttctttcttccattgtatacttttagctcctttatcgaaaatgaggtgttcataggtttgtgggctaaaaaccgggtcttctatacgattccattggtcgacttctctgtttttatgccagtagcacgctgttttcattactgtagctctgtaatagagtttgaagtcagggatggtaatgcctccagaagatcctttattgtataggattgttttggctctcctgggttttttgtttttccatataaagttgattattgtcctctcaagatctgtgaagaattttaatgggaccttgatggggattgcagtgAATCTATAAAtagcctttggtagaattgccatttttattatgttgatcctcccaatccaagagcaagggagatccttccattttctggtatcctcttcaatttctttcttcagtgccttaaagttcttgtcaaatagatctttcacttccttggttagagttacccccacaTATTTTATGCTGtctgtggctatcgtgaaaggtgatgattctctggtttccctctctgcttccatatcatttgtgtataagagggcgactgatttttttggagttgatcttgtatcctgccacattactaaacgTGTTTATCGGTTgaaggagttctttggtggagtttttgggttcccttatgtacactatcatatcatctgcaaataatgaaagtttaacttcttcctttcctatttgaatccccttgatccccttatgctgtcttattgctattgctaaaatttcaatatttatatGTTTCAATatctatattgaagaggtatggagagagtggacagccttgtcgtgttcctgattttagtgggatggctttgagtttctctccgtttaatttgatattagctgtcggcttgctgtaaatagctttacAGATTTCTTTTACTTCAAGATTGAATCAAGTGAAATCATTCAAATACTTCGTGTTTTACCATTTAAGTATGCTGAGAGCACAGAAAATATGATTGACATGCTTCTCAGATACTATTTGTTTCATAGTACAATAAAATTGTTAGCTATTTTTGTTACTTGTTTTTATTCATGAAAATTCCAGATAAAgttattataaattaatttatgaCTAAATGTTGCCCAAACTTTATTGAGTAAACTACTTAGTATTTAGTAGTTATTGATTTTTGGTAAGCACTATTTACCAAAGTTACAAAACTAGATAATCAACATTATCAGCTTTTTTGATATATGAGAAACACTAATGgaattattctaattttttcttaCTGCTTAATGTTCCTGAAAACTGATTTAATTTCACTAATAATGCTCCTGTTTTATAGTTGGAAAATATAAGTGTTAACCTAGTATGGATTTTGTAATACTACTACATCAACACTTGCAAAAATAAACCCATGTGTTTTAGTTAGCATTAATATTGCTGTAGTGAATCACCATGtccaaaacaacttggggaagaaagggtttatttatcttAGACTTCTACATCATTGTTCATCATCAGAggacatcaggacaggaactcaaacagggcagaaactgatgcagagaccatggatggGTGAAGATAACTggtttgctcatcatggcttgctcatacagctttcttatagaacccagaacacCAGCCAAGAAGTAGACTGATTCACAAGCAACTGGGCTCTCTCaaataaatcactaattaagaaaaatgccttATAGTGTTGTCTACCATTCAATCTTTTGGAGAAATTTTCTCCAAAGAGGGACCTTTCTCCTCttcaatgactctagcttgtgttaggATGGCACAACACATCATGCCTGTACCTTAAATGTGTGGGGGTAGgggaagaacaaaaagaaaaggaagtaaactgttctatttttttttgatgcCAGAAGAAAGACATGAGATATCAATTTATATCAAtatcaaatataatttttcttttaacattgtGTTTTCATCAATGACTTCATTCTTGGCATCTGTATACTCCATTATATTTGAGTacagaaatgtaaacaaaaacatGCCTTGTTCTggcttaaaaaaggaaaagtcagtCGTGCAGTGTCAAAAAGAATGGTGAATCAAAATACACAAAGTAGCCTTCAGTTTAATCTTTGACCAaattctgaaatacatctctCAGATATTGTGTTTGGAAACAGCTTGATcatagacctttttttttttatttaactagcctttataaaataatgaaataagctTTTTCTGGAGTATTTCACTTTTCTGACCTGTATTATACTTTTAAGCTTTTACagttctccaaaagaaaaaagaaaaactgcacCTGCATGGAGTTTACAATTGAAAACTATACCTTGGTCACTGAATTCATCTTGTTAGGTTTCCCAACAAAACCTGCACTCCAGGTTGTTTTATTCCTAGTGTTTCTGACATTGTATAGTATGATTTTAACAGGGAATATTGGCTTGATGTTGTTAATTAGGACAGACCCACATCTTCAAACCCCTATGTACTTTTTCCTTAGCAACCTTTCCTTTGTAGACCTGTGCTATTCCTCAGTAATTGTTCCCAACATGCTAGTCAACTTCCTCTCAGCAAAGAAATCTATTTCTTACATTGGCTGTGCTCtccagttttatttcttctgtacaTTTGCGGATACTGAATCCTTTATTCTGGCTGCcatggcctatgatcgctatgTTGCCATCTGCAATCCTTTGCTGTACACAGTTGCAATGTCCAGGAACCTCTGCATATGGTTGGTCGTGCTGTCATATGTTGGCGGCAACATGAGTTCCCTGGTTCACACATCTTTCGCCTTTATTCTAATATATTGTGACAAAAATGTCATCAATCATTTCTTCTGTGACCTCCCTCCTCTGCTGAAGCTTTCCTGCACAGACACGTCCATTAACGAATGGCTGCTGTCCACATATGGGAGTTCTGTGGAGGTCATCtgcttcatcatcatcatcgtctcCTACTTCTTCATCCTTCTCTCCGTCTTGAAGATCCGCTCAACaagtgggaggaagaaaactTTCTCCACCTGTGCCTCTCACCTCACCTCCGTGGCCATCTATCAGGGCACGCTGCTCTTCATTTATTCTCGGCCCAGCTCGCTCTATTCCCCCAGTACTGATAAAATCATCTCAGTGTTCTACACCATCATCATCCCAGTACTCAACCCACTGATTTACAGTTTGAGAAATAAAGATGTAAAAGATGCCACCAAGAAAGCTCTAAGATTTAAGGTACGATCTCAATGACAAGGACCACTTTAAGATTCATCTCGCTCCAACTGCAGGTGCCTAGGAGGGAACTTGCAGCAACATTAACAGCAAATGCACAAGTATTCAACTGAGACAACTGTTCAACTCTTATTTAATACCACAGTCATATGTAATCATAATCCCAAGACATGGTATACTTTAAAGAGTTCAAAGTGAAGTTGGGTGTTGCATGGTACATTTCTAATTCCAGAGttcagaaaacagagacagacacaaaagTACCATGAATGTACAATCTGaggccctctcctctcctctcctctttttccttttctttcttctctcttttcctctcctcccctctcctgttttctcttctcctctcctcacctctcctctcctttcttctcctttcctctccttacCTCTCTTTTCCtcatctcccctcttctccccccttttcctctcctcactttccttttctctcctctcctcctctcccctcccctctcgtgtcttctcctctcttctcctttcctctcttctcctttcctctcttttcctcccctctcttctcctcatctcccctctcctcccctccttttcctctcctctcctctccttgtctcttctcctctcttctctccacctctctgctactctctcctctcccctcccctcctctcttttccttgtctcctctcttctcctcccctttcttgtccttccctttcctcttttctcttttcctcatctcctctcctcccctcttcttccctttcctttcctctcctctcctcctttttcctcccttcctttctcaggaAGTGCAGCCTGCCTATAAAGTGTACAAGGTCTAGAAAATACCTCTCTAATTAAGGCCCAGTAAACTTAAGAATTCAATacaaaaggagagaaccaagacCTGtaaatgtcctctgacctccaaactgGTATTCTGGCATATGTATGCCCagacacatgaatacacacaaaacacacacgcatgagagaaagaatgaaagaaagaaagaaagaaagaaagaaagaaagaaagaaagaaagaaagaaagaaaaggataattgtaaaaataaaaaatactatttagATAAGCAATATCCTTAGCAATTCAACCTCTCAGAGATGCAAATTAAATCTACAGTGAGTTTCAGCTGATACAAAATAATGACTATTTTCTGAACGAAAATAATAAATGCCTGTGAGGATGTGTGGAATTGGGAAAAATTATTAATTGTTTGTAGAATCATAAATGGGTACAGCCAACACAGAAAATGTGGAAGTTTCTTAAGAAGCTAAAACCAGAAGTAGGATCTGACTCATCATGCCattcttgggcatacacccaaaggactaCAGCCTACACAGAAATACTTACACTGCATATCCATAGTAAATACTGCTGTTTAttcaaaaacattgaaaaatgAAATCAGCATCCTTCCCCCTTATGAAAGAATAGACACTAAAAAGAGTGTATATATACAGcatggaattttatttttgctttataaaaagCAGAATTCTAAAATTCTGGGAAAATAAATTGATCTGAAAATTAGTATGTAATAGAGGGTATCTTGGTCTCATAAATATGAATACTACATGTTCTCACTCAGAAACAGATTCTAGCTTATAATTTtgatatgcacatgtgtgtatagatCATTAAATATCATAGCCTTCTCTGGCAGGAATCATCAAAGGGTACCTGGGAGAATGCATGAGGCTGAAGACAGAATCATAGAATAAACCAGGAGAACTGAAGGTCAATACTAAACAgtcctgagtttatttctcagccagcatataTACTGCAGACAAATGGTAGGAAAAAAGTTCAGTACAGATATCTAACCACCTCCATGCACTGTCCTTGTGAGGAAGCTCAAACAGGTGTTTTATCTTATtcagctaagcagcttctaaGGTCTAATGAGGAGTGCCTCTTGGTGGCATACACCCCAGCCCAAATCTTAATGGGGAAAATGTGCTCTTTCAACTGGGCAAAAATGCTTTTTCCTGTGGGTTAATCATAACTTTCTCACAGTCATCAATACAACAGTGACTAAAACAGTCTTAAGGTTTCTAggtgaaaaaaaacagaaagttgaAGAAGGAGTGTACTAAATGTGTAGAATGTATAACATCATGAAATTAATGTTGTCAGCATCTTCAATGGGGATAAGAACATGATATTGCTGTAGCCAGTGAGGTATTCAGTGTTTGTAAGTGCTTATTCTGCAAGCATGAAGAACTGAGTGTGAACCTACagcatcatttaaaaattgtaagGTCCTGTAATGCCAACACTGTAGGGCAGGTGCAGGTAGTCCTGAGAGCTCACTGCAGCCAGACTAGCCACCAATCTTCAGTTTTAGATTAAATTAGAGACATTTCATCCATAGAAAGAGAGTGCCAGGAAAATATCAAACACCATCCTCTGGTTTCAAAGGAGAGTCAATGGACAAACCCACAATATCAAACACACATAGACAATGACAAatagttgcacacacacatacctacacacataagtacacatacacacaaatgagcaTGCAATTTCAAGTATAAAATGTGTCCTTAACATTGGCATTCATGATGATGAATTATTTAAATAACCAAAGAGCAACAAGAAAGCCCCAATAAATTGAATGACCACCATAAAATagatttgtttgtgtgtacatgcacatgtgtgaagaATTTAGCCATTAAAGGAAACATACTCTGTTGCATGTAAACACCGCTGACATGATAAGCTGAGTGTAAATATACAAAGTCTTTTGCAAGAGGCTACATTTTGCTtagttataattttatgttttgccCTATATAGGCAGCTACTTATCAACAGAAATGTGTGTTCCAGAGACTGCAGACAGCTCAGAAGGGAGAATGACTGCTAATGAACCTGAATTTATTACTGAAGCTTTAAGGAGTTTCTATAATTAAATAGTGTTGATGCCTACACAGCCAGTCAGTACACTGCTACCaaataagtttttgttttaaatgggtGAATACTATGCTACCtcattttattaagaaataaaacaattatgtCAAAACTGACATATTTCTGAAATAATGGAAATGTAGTATATAGTACTACATAAAAGAAATGGGGAGGTAAAGACTGGAAGCTGTGTAAGTTTTGTTAAATTTCTACTTTGAATGAAGAAGTAAACCTTAggctatattttatatttttaaatagttaataGTTTTCCTactgatttatatttatttggttaCCATAATAAAGAATTAGCACTGGACTTACGACATACAATACAGACCCAGAATTATAATTAATCACACCAAAGCCTGAGGGAAATATTTTCAGAATCTGAAATCCCAAATGTCAATGGATAATATAAAATGCTACCTGCTTTATGCCCATCTGACAGAAACCTGTTCAACTAAGGTAAGTTCTAAATTTTCAGATCTAAACTATACAATATGTTTCCTAAATATCAccttcaataaaaaagaatttgtaacttagtcatttattttactttcttggttATTCAGTTTATGAATTTTTCCATGTAATGACTAACAATATTTATTTGCAGAGAACTAGAAGAATGTGACTGAACTTAATATAGCAGTAAcagaataaaatgttattttactcTGGTCGCATGGCAAGGACATTATTTATAACTGTGAAAACACATGCATAAACTTAACAAATATTGATGTAAAAAGTATGTGCAAACAACGAACAGCATATTCAAATGGAGCCCATTTGAGACCATGCCATGACTTGTTAGGTCTAGAAAATCCCTCAAATGCTCTTCACCCACATTCCAACTTTTATATACTATGAAGGACAAAGAGATACATCACACtgctgaataaagaaacaaacagtcCATACACAgataggaggaagaaagagaaagagagagaatcagacacagagaggagaaaaagaggtagggacagacacagaaagggagactgggagacagaaagatcctATATGTGccagaaatatttttatgtatattgtcCAATTTCCAGAGGTTTGGCAATttattaaatgatatttatattcTGAATGGAATATTTGTGCAAGTTCTATCAATCTTCGATATCTTTTCTGTGCCCAGACATGTACAGTCATAGACATTCTCTGTCTAATCCCATGGAGTGACAAATCACAATAGTTTCAAATATTATGCAGGGTAGGAAGTGCTAGATTTTGGAAAATACTGGTGGAGAACTCTCTTACTGTTTCAGTAAGAGAAGTGCCCTGGGCTAAATAGTTAAATACCTAGGAGCTACCAGAGACTCCATGGGCAGATGAAGAGAGCCCATGAAGCTaggtcttccttctctttctgcctcataTGCACTACTATCAGATAAAGCAGGGATTGGTGAAACCCTTCAGTTACTGGTGTGTATGAGGTAGAAAGCTGCTAGGCATGAAGTAGTAAAAACACTGAATCTTTGTCAATTtccaatattatatataatgatcTATTTTAAAATCAAGCTTAAGGCAATTGCAAAATAaaagtttgttgttgttctgtttttatggCATATGACTTTAGTCAGAATACTCACCTGTGCATAGGAGACCCTTGGCTAATGAGAACAAGCAATAAGGAAACCTGAATCAGGTATAGTAACATAAAAAGCCTATTAGGATTATTCAGTAACCTAGTCTATATACTATAACTGGCAGAAAACTCTTCACAaccatcatgtttttttttaaggaaaataataagATTCCTTTTTTTTGTCACGTGAGTACTCCAAAACACAGAAGAAGGTCTGTTGCACTGTCTGTAATGCCATAATTCCCTGATGTCACTTTGAATTTAAAATAGTTCTGTCAGCCAAACATGTCAAAACGTGACTCACAATAATTAGGGAACTTGTAGAAAGCAGCGCGTTTCATGAATCTCAAGGAAATGAGATCAAATTTTCCAAACAGACTAGCTGAGATGTTAGTTCTTAAATCATTTAACCAAAGAGCATCTTTAAACTGACTGATGACTCTCTTGTAGTAAAATAGTAACATCTGAAGCCAATTGCATTCTGTCTTACAGGTGCATGGTTCATACTCAGAAAGCAAAATATACATTTTGCATCCTCTTGAACATTTTCTAAACTATTCAGAAATGCAAAGAAGAATGGAGAGGGAAAATTGCTCTGCCTTTACTGAGTTCATATTAATGGGAATTACCAACAACTATGAGGTAAAAGTGGTTCTGTTCACAATATTTCTACTGGTTTACCTCATTAACCTTGTGGGAAATCTTGGattgattttcttaattaaagtGGATACCCAACTTCAAACTCCTATGTACTTCTTCCTTAGTAACCTCTCTTTCTGTGACCTCTGCTATTCCACAGCAGTTGGGCCCAAGATGCTGACGGACATATTTGGCAATGACAAGTCAATTCCTTTTTTTGGCTGTGCTCTGCAATTCTTCATTGCCTGTACATTTGTAGATTCAGAATGCATACTGCTGGCAGTGATGGCCTTTGACCGGTACCAAGCCATCAGCAACCCCTTACTTTACACAGTGAACATGTCCAGCAACCTGTGCTCCTTCCTCATGGCTGGGGTTTATCTTGTAGGTGTGGCAGACTCTTTGATACACACAACACTGACATTCCACTTATGCTTCTGTGGGTCTAATGAAATAGATCATTTCTTTTGTGATATCCCTCCAATCTTACTACTGTCCTGCTCAGACACACAGGTCAATGAGTTAGCAATATTTACAATTTTTGGGTTTATTGAACTGAGTACCATCTCAGGAGTTCTTGTTTCTTATTGTTACATCATCTCATCAGTCCTGAAGATCCGCTCTTCTGAGGGAAGAGTTAAAGCTTTCTCTACCTGTGCCTCTCATCTGACTGCAGTTGCAATTTTCCAAGGAACTGTGCTCTTCATGTATTTCAGGCCAAGTTCTTCCTATTCCCTAGATCAAGACAAAATGAGCTCACTGTTCTATATCCTTGTGATTCCCATGCTGAACCCTCTGATttacagcctgaggaacaaggaTGTGAAAGAAGCCctgaacaaactgaaaaataaaatatgcaattaaataactattttaaGTTTTGACCTTTCTCATGTAgagtcattttgtttttctaaaaattatgtcacatgaaaaatgaaatttcatttaatatttacttaaatgtatttaatgaATTTAGTATTGATTTTAATGTCAAATCACAGAAAATTGATCTCCAAATGTTacaatactttctttttaaaatatactaatgcctttgtgtgtgcacatgtgtgtgcagatatgtccACTCACACATATATGAGTGAATGTGTATATGCAAATGTgctgttttcttatttctattatttagaATTTATAAGACTGCATAAcccaacaaaattattttatagaaatttgCAAGATAAAATCTTTTTGAATTTAACAGATATAGTAAATGCTCTATTAAATATTGTGTTTTGTCCTGGCCATTGTCTTTTTTCCTATTGTATCTCTAAGTCTCATCCTTGCTACCTACTTACCAACAATTCACAATGTATGTTTTTGTCCAAATATAATGCTATAATTGGATATGTAGTTAACACTTCAGAGTAATTATTGCAAAGAGTACCCTGTATCTTGacacactttttttctctttaccaCAAAAAGAACTTACCAAAATACTTGTGTAAAAGTTCACTATATTAACATTGGAACTGctcactttttattttagttttacaaaGAAGTGTTAGTGATAATATTCATAAATTGGTTAAAAGGGAGTAATAATATTAAGAGACTCAAAAATTAGTACATCTGAAATTAAGTAAATGTAGTAACTGCTTTTGCATGAACTAAAGTTCCCCCTGTCCTCACTTCCTGTGCCTCAGAAAATGTCCATAAAAAATTAAGAGTTTCTTGTAGAGTTCAGAACTCTCCCTTCAACTGAAGAAACTCTGTTAAATAATAATTAAGTTAGATGATTTCTAGGATCTTTTGCAAGTATCCAttttctgcttggaattctctGTTACTATAAATTTTGAATACATTGCTATATAAACTTCATTCTGTTTGTAACAATATCTTCCATAATAAAAGTGGTGGTTTGTCTGTGTTTGAAAGAATTGCATTTATACTCTATTAAGACTGAAATAATGGCAATGGTGATACCAGTGAGATGAGATAATATTAATTTCACAAAGTCAATTATTTTCCAACTTGGCCATGCAATAGCTTGTTAAATGGATTTAGAAATCCTCGAGAACATATTTGATGTggatatttcaatattttaatgcTGAAGTAGTTAAAGCTTATAAACTTAGTGAAGCATGTGGAATCATGTAGAAAATGACTACACTTCATTTTCTAACtaaatctgatttttgacaataaACATGTGTGAAATGTTCTATAATCACTGTCATACTAATTTGTATAACTGCATGAAAGCATCTATTCTTTCTGAACACGTCAAAGCAGAGTCACCCAAAAACACAATTGCTAGATACTTttgtctgagacagagtttctctactATGTAGGCTGACTGTTTTGGAACTTAATGTGCAGACCAGAATAGCCCAGActacacagagatcctcctgtctctgcctcatggaTGTTAACGAAGGGAGCCACCATGCTTACTCCATCTCTAGCTTCTGCCTATGCAGAAATAGTGATTAAATACATTCTATAACATGTAAGAAATTTTCTCACGCAGAACCACTTACGGAAGaataaaatttcaagatattaaTATTTTCACATACTACTTAAGAATTTTGAAATGCTGAAAGAAGCATGAAATTTGTGATGTGGGTTTTAGTTACCATTTCTATGTTGCAACAAGCCCTGTTTGCTTTA is from Microtus pennsylvanicus isolate mMicPen1 chromosome 1, mMicPen1.hap1, whole genome shotgun sequence and encodes:
- the Or5i1 gene encoding olfactory receptor 5I1, giving the protein MEFTIENYTLVTEFILLGFPTKPALQVVLFLVFLTLYSMILTGNIGLMLLIRTDPHLQTPMYFFLSNLSFVDLCYSSVIVPNMLVNFLSAKKSISYIGCALQFYFFCTFADTESFILAAMAYDRYVAICNPLLYTVAMSRNLCIWLVVLSYVGGNMSSLVHTSFAFILIYCDKNVINHFFCDLPPLLKLSCTDTSINEWLLSTYGSSVEVICFIIIIVSYFFILLSVLKIRSTSGRKKTFSTCASHLTSVAIYQGTLLFIYSRPSSLYSPSTDKIISVFYTIIIPVLNPLIYSLRNKDVKDATKKALRFKVRSQ
- the LOC142834604 gene encoding olfactory receptor 5W2-like, whose translation is MQRRMERENCSAFTEFILMGITNNYEVKVVLFTIFLLVYLINLVGNLGLIFLIKVDTQLQTPMYFFLSNLSFCDLCYSTAVGPKMLTDIFGNDKSIPFFGCALQFFIACTFVDSECILLAVMAFDRYQAISNPLLYTVNMSSNLCSFLMAGVYLVGVADSLIHTTLTFHLCFCGSNEIDHFFCDIPPILLLSCSDTQVNELAIFTIFGFIELSTISGVLVSYCYIISSVLKIRSSEGRVKAFSTCASHLTAVAIFQGTVLFMYFRPSSSYSLDQDKMSSLFYILVIPMLNPLIYSLRNKDVKEALNKLKNKICN